CAAGTCTTTGGACTATTTCCCGTCCTAACTGACCATCTGCACCGGTTACAAGTATTCTCATATCTCACACCTATCTTTCCCATGCATTTTCTAAAAAATATCTTCCTATTTTCATGCATCCTTTTCTAACATTTCCTTTAATAATGTTTACATTTATGTCACATATATTAACTATTATAGCATAAAACGTTGGTACTTGGGCAGAAAATACGGTCAGCCACTGAAAATTTTTTGGTATTTTTTTCATTGCCCTCCTTTGGATAAAATGGTATTATTAAACTATTGTTACGAAGGAGGCTGACATAATGAAAACAAAACACATGCTAAAACATAGAACAATAGTTTATTCCCTTTTTATCATCATTACTTTAATATTGACCCCAATGGGAAATGTAGGCTATGCAGAAGACCAGATGGATGTACCTTTTAAAGATACCATATATACCAATATCCATGACAGTATTATAACAAAGGGTGTAGTACACCAAAAGTTTGATGTATTTGACAAAGATGGGTGGCTAAGGGGTGATATCTTAACCATTGACCTAAAAGATGAGAATATACACACCGACCTTCTACATACACCAAAACTTACCCAAGGCAAAACCCCTAGCCAACTGGCGCGAGAGGCAGGAGCTATAGCAGCGGTAAATGGAGATTTCTTTGATATACACTTTGGCACCAGAGCGCCTCAAGGTTACGTCATAAAAGACGGTCAGATAGTAAAGACCAGTCAGACAAAACCATTTGCCATAGGGGTAAATAAAGATAATCTTGGTAATATGCTAAATTTTGCCCTAAATGCCAGGATAATAGATGTATCCAGACCCAATTTGATGCCCATTCCCCTAAATGGCATAAATGAGTATATTCTAAATCCCGGACAGACAATGATCTATACATCCGTATGGGGCAAAGCCTCAAGAAATAGGTTGGTAAAGGGATCATCTCTATTTGCAGAAATAGTGGTAAAAAACAATGTAGTAGTTGACATATTAAAAAATAACCTGTTCAAAGGCAATATTCCAGATGATACATATATACTCCTTGGACGGGATAACGGGGCAAAAAGGCTCCTTGATAATATAAAAAAAGGTGACATATTAAAAGTAGATTATAGGACCAATATACCCTTAGACAATATATCCTATGCCCTATCCGGCGATGAATGGCTAGTTCAAAACGGGAAACCAAACAGCTTCCCAAGCAGCACAGGTCAAGCCAGGCACCCACGTACCGCCGTAGGCTTCAACAAGGAAGGCAACAGGATGTATCTGGTGGTAGTAGACGGGAGGCAAAAGGACAGCAGGGGTATGTCATACGATGAAATTGCCCAGTTTATGACAAGACTCGGTGCATTTACCGCCCTAAATTTTGATAGTGGAGGCTCTTCCCAGATGGTGGCAAGACCGGAAGGTAAAGAAGATATAGAAGTAATAAACTCCCCTTCCGATGGACGGGAGAGGGCAGTACCAAATGGCATCGGTATATTTACCAAGTCAACCCCTGGAAATCTTACAGGATTTAACATTGAAACCCCCGATAAAAACGTACTCTTAGGACTTACCCGGACATTTAAGGCGCACCCTTACGATGAAAATCATAATCCAATAAATATTGATAAAGAGATCATATGGAGTGTATCAAATGACCTAGGTATTTTTGAAAAACCCGGTCTTTTCAAGGCAACAAACAGTGGCAAGGGTGAAGTTAATGCATCACTTGATGATAAATCCACCCCCTCTAGTATAAGGGTACTTGGAAAACCTGTAAATATATACCCCAGTACCCCAAGCATAAACTTTAATACCGAAAAAACAGGCACATTCGAAATATACGGCAGAGATGCAAATGGTTACAGTACTATTATAGAACCAAGGGATATAAAGATAGAGTATGATGCTAATTTAATAGATATAAAACCTCAGGGGAATTCGTTTGTAGTAAATAAAAGGGCGGGAGATGGAAACGGGCTTATTGAAATATCCGTTTCAGACCTTAAAACATATGTGGGATATAGTATGGGACTCAAACAGGAAGTAGTAGAAAAATTTGAGGATCCTTCTAAATGGAAATTTACCCGATATCCAAACACAGTAGGAGGCCAGCTATCATTTATAGATTCACCTAATCGCAGTGGCAAGGCCCTTAGACTAGATTATGACTTTACTAAAACAAAGGTCACACGGGCAGCCTATGCAATGTATAACCCTGGTCCGCTAAAGCTTCCACAAGGTACTAAAAAGATAGGCATGTGGGCATTTGGCGACGGCGGCAATGGACACTGGCTAAGGGGAGTAGCAAAGGATGGGAGCGGTAAAAATCATAATATAGACTTTGCCAACAAGGTAGATTGGAAGGGATGGAAATACGTAGAAGCTGATCTATCAAAGCTATCCCAGCCCATATCCCTAGAGAGGGTATATATAGTAGCAACAAATCCAGAAAGCCTAAATAGTGGCTATATTATATTGGACGATCTAACCGCCTCCATACCTAGGGTAATAGAACTACCAGAGGAAGAAGAGAAAAAGCACTCCATTGTAATAGATAAGGATAACATGCCGGAAGGTGGAGTAAAATTCCTCATAGTAGATAACTTAGATCTAGACCCTAGCCTAGAAAAATCCCAGGCATTAGAATATATAGAACAAAGGCTTAATGATAAGGATAAACTAAAACCTGAACTTGTAATATTCACAGGCAGGCTATGTAAGCTTGAAGAAGGTATGTCCTATACCCATGAATGTATAAAAGAAGTACTAGGAGATACAAAATATCATCTATCAGACTCTGAAGCATTTAATTACCAAGGTACAATGTTTATATCCCTTGATATGAAAACGGGTAGCTGGCGTACCACCGATGCTACCCAATGGAAAATGGTCCAGAATGCCCTGAACGCTGCAAAAGATAATAAAGAGATAAAAAATGTTGTAGTAATAAATGAGATGTATGATAATATTACAGATGATAAGGAATATAAATTGATGCAAAAAACGCTTACCAAATTTATGGAAAAAAGCAATAGGCCTGCAGTATTTATAAATACCGATAAAAGATTTGATATAGATATAAAGGATGGCATACGATATATAAAGGCGGGAGATAATACACCCGTGTTTATAATAGATAATACATCTGATGAATGGCTAAAGATAATAAGATAAAATATAGGCAGGTCTATAGACCTGCCTATATTTTATCTTATATTACTAAATTCCCACGGGAGCAGTAGACGCCCTTATAATTAAGTTTACTGGTATAAAATGTACATCACAGGAGTACTCTTTTGTCTCAACCAAATTAACAACTATTTCAGCGGCTTTTCTACCTATTTCATGAAAATCTTGATCAACGGTTGTAAGGGATATATCCAATTGTTCCAGCATCTCAACATTGTCAAAACCTACAACTGAGATATCCCTAGGTACATTCATGTTTAATCGTTCCAGTGCTTTTTTCGCATATACGGCAATATAATCATTTTCAGCTACTATCCCAGTCATACCTGTGTTTTTAGAAAGCAACCCTTTAATCTTACTTTCAAAAAAATCTATTTGATCTATCGGCCTATCAAGTTCATTAGTTATCTCATGAAAAAGCCCCACCTCTATCAAACTGTCCTCTATCTCAAGTCCATAATCGTCTAAGGCTTTACAATATCCAAAGAAACGATCCCTTACTGAACTAGATTCTTCGATATATGGATTAGCCATATAAGCAATCTTCTTGTGCCCCAATTCTATTAAATGCTTTGTTATCTCATATCCGCCTTTAAAATTATCAGATACCACACAGTTTAACGGAATAGAATGGCAATATTTATCTATCATAGCTATAGGATATTTCTTTAGGTGCATTTTATAGAGAATATCAAAATTATTTCTAGCTGAAGGATAATATATAATACCGCTGACCCCATTACGTGGCAATTCAAGCAGAAATTTCCGTTCTTTTTCTGGATCGTCATTCGTATTATGTATGGTCAAAAACCAGCCCTTTTCATCCAGATATTCTGTAGCTCCCATAATATAGTCCACACGCCTTCCACCTGTACCATCCGAAGGTATGATCATTGCAATTATTTTATTGTTCTCGGTCTCTTCAGGCTCATCTGGTGACAGCACAAAGCTACCCTGTCCCTTTTTTCTGTAGACAAGACCTTCCCTTTGCATTTCATCCAATGCCCTTTTTGTAGTAATTCTGCTAACTCCAAATAGCTCTGCCATTTCCATCTCCGTTGGCAACCGATCATCTGGCTTTAATTGTCCATTTTTTATTTTTTGTTCGTAATGATCATATATCTGCTTGTATAGGGGTTTATTTGATCTAGCCACGTTTACACTCCTCACTTAATCCACATAGTTGTTAATCGTAATAAATAATGAATTATTAGTATTATACATCCATTATTCAGAAATATCTACAAAAATTGCGGCTTATGCCGCAATCTTTGTAGATAATATATCTCTATTATTTTTTGCTTGCTTTCCATTCATCAAGCTGCTTCTGAAGTTCATCTATAACCTTCTGTGCACCTGCTTTGTTGAGCTTATCTATATATTTAGGCAGATACTCATCAGGATCTACAGTACCATTGAAGATTATCTTCTCGAATTCTTCCTTCACGTTATTTATAGCAGACAATTCATTATCGATGTTGCTAGTATCAGGCCAGAATCCTAGACAAGGTGCTGGTACTGATTCATTATTGAACTTTTCAAATGCTTCCCATTTATCCTCTGGATCATCCGGTCCTAGGTTTGTAAGAAGCACATTACCCATAGCAAACTGAGGAACTTGATAGTTCTCATTGCCCGGCTCTATAGGCACTTGTCTTCCATCCTTCATCTCATAGTGTACACCCTCAATACCTGAACCAACAAGTACCCTCAAATCCTTATCTGTGTTTAATAGATTCAAGAACATCATAGCCCTCTCAGGATGCTCAGAAGCAACTGAGATAGCATGCATTGAACCGGTGGTACTCCAATTCTGTACTGTAGGTTTACCAACTGGGACTACATCTACCTTATAGCCTTTACTTGTACTATCTGATATTTCATTATAGGGCATATAGTGATAAGCATTGATGAACCATTTTCCTGTCTTATTTATATCCTCTACATCGGGATTTGTTACAACATCCTTACGTATATATCCCGCTTGATAGAACTCCCTCATAGTCTTTGCAAGTTGTTTCATCTCTGGAGTATCTACCATGTTTACAATCTTATAATCTGTATTTTTAGGATCATTTGAATCAAAGTATACACCAAATGGAGGCAGAACCTCTTCATATGGAATTATAGCTTTTAACCATGCACCATCTGCGTTAAATGGTACAAAACCATCGCCTTCCCCCTGTTTTACCTTCTCTAATGCAGGTTTCAATGATTCAAGATCTGTGAATTTCTTATAATCTATACCATATTTTTCTGCAATACCTACATTTACATTCCAAACAACCTGTGCACCTAATTCCTTGTTTACGGGAATAGCATAGTTCTTACCATCAATTTTGCTACCCTCTAAGAAATTAGGATTTATTGTCTTTTTAATATCCTGACCATATTCATCCAATAGATCATTTAATTCAAGAAAGGCACCCTTTTGTGCATTGCCCCTATAATCATTGGCCCAGCTGCATGTAAAACAGATATCATATTTTTCTCCGGAGTTAACTATAACCTGCATCTTATCGTTATAGTCACCCCAGTCATACATAACCATGTTTACAGTGGCATTTATCTTGTCCTTAAGATATTTGTTTACCTCTTCAAATACCATATCGGTATCCTTTTGAGGTGTACCAATTTGATACCATAATAGTTCAACCGGTTCTGAACAATCATCTTTTTTGCCTTCCCCTTTATCCTCTTCGTTATCTACATCTTTCTTATTTTCGGTTACAGATGAATTATCCGCTTTATCTGCATCTGTATCCTTGTCATCTTTTGAGCAGCCGGTAAAAATACCTGCAACTAGTAAGGTCATAACAAGCAAGATAGAAACAATTTTTTTGCTCTTCATTTCTTTTCCTCCCTTTACCTTTAATATTTTCAAGCTACAATCTTATAGCCTGTATATGTTTATTGGAGCAATGCCCCATAACATATCAAAAATTAACCTTTTACAGATCCAATGGTTAGGCCCTGTATAAAGAACTGCTGAAAAAACGGATATGCAGCTGCAATTGGCAGTACAACTAAAACAACCATGGCCATTCTGGCACTCTCCCTCGGTAATGACTTGAGGGCGGAACTAGCCTCTGAAGACGTCATTTTAGTCGCATTTTGTATAATAAACTCCATCCTGTTTTCAATCTTCATCAAAAGATACTGAACAGGGATAAGATTTGGATTATCTATAAACAACATGGCATTAAACCAGTCATTCCAGTATGCAAGGGTCGTAAATAGCCCTATAGTTGCAATGCCAGGCAAACTTATGGGGAGTATGATCTGCAAAAAGGTTCTAAATTCCCCACTGCCATCTATCGCTGCCGCATCTATCAATGAATCTGGTATCGTTGTAGTAAAAAAGGTACGCAAAACTATTATATGAAATGCATTCAAACACATAGGCATTATCAATGCCCAGATACTATCGCGTAATTTTAGTAATTGAGTCATCGTTATATAAA
This window of the Xylanivirga thermophila genome carries:
- a CDS encoding GntR family transcriptional regulator; the encoded protein is MARSNKPLYKQIYDHYEQKIKNGQLKPDDRLPTEMEMAELFGVSRITTKRALDEMQREGLVYRKKGQGSFVLSPDEPEETENNKIIAMIIPSDGTGGRRVDYIMGATEYLDEKGWFLTIHNTNDDPEKERKFLLELPRNGVSGIIYYPSARNNFDILYKMHLKKYPIAMIDKYCHSIPLNCVVSDNFKGGYEITKHLIELGHKKIAYMANPYIEESSSVRDRFFGYCKALDDYGLEIEDSLIEVGLFHEITNELDRPIDQIDFFESKIKGLLSKNTGMTGIVAENDYIAVYAKKALERLNMNVPRDISVVGFDNVEMLEQLDISLTTVDQDFHEIGRKAAEIVVNLVETKEYSCDVHFIPVNLIIRASTAPVGI
- a CDS encoding carbohydrate ABC transporter permease — translated: MEGNGLKKEYRPNALGPVAEVIFNIILALFSLSCIIPFIFIVIISFTDEMALAEYGYSFFPKKTTMEAYKYIFKTGELLGRSYGVSVVITVVGTILTLIITSMYAYALYRKDYKFRGFFTFIAFFTMLFGGGLVPFYITMTQLLKLRDSIWALIMPMCLNAFHIIVLRTFFTTTIPDSLIDAAAIDGSGEFRTFLQIILPISLPGIATIGLFTTLAYWNDWFNAMLFIDNPNLIPVQYLLMKIENRMEFIIQNATKMTSSEASSALKSLPRESARMAMVVLVVLPIAAAYPFFQQFFIQGLTIGSVKG
- a CDS encoding phosphodiester glycosidase family protein — encoded protein: MKTKHMLKHRTIVYSLFIIITLILTPMGNVGYAEDQMDVPFKDTIYTNIHDSIITKGVVHQKFDVFDKDGWLRGDILTIDLKDENIHTDLLHTPKLTQGKTPSQLAREAGAIAAVNGDFFDIHFGTRAPQGYVIKDGQIVKTSQTKPFAIGVNKDNLGNMLNFALNARIIDVSRPNLMPIPLNGINEYILNPGQTMIYTSVWGKASRNRLVKGSSLFAEIVVKNNVVVDILKNNLFKGNIPDDTYILLGRDNGAKRLLDNIKKGDILKVDYRTNIPLDNISYALSGDEWLVQNGKPNSFPSSTGQARHPRTAVGFNKEGNRMYLVVVDGRQKDSRGMSYDEIAQFMTRLGAFTALNFDSGGSSQMVARPEGKEDIEVINSPSDGRERAVPNGIGIFTKSTPGNLTGFNIETPDKNVLLGLTRTFKAHPYDENHNPINIDKEIIWSVSNDLGIFEKPGLFKATNSGKGEVNASLDDKSTPSSIRVLGKPVNIYPSTPSINFNTEKTGTFEIYGRDANGYSTIIEPRDIKIEYDANLIDIKPQGNSFVVNKRAGDGNGLIEISVSDLKTYVGYSMGLKQEVVEKFEDPSKWKFTRYPNTVGGQLSFIDSPNRSGKALRLDYDFTKTKVTRAAYAMYNPGPLKLPQGTKKIGMWAFGDGGNGHWLRGVAKDGSGKNHNIDFANKVDWKGWKYVEADLSKLSQPISLERVYIVATNPESLNSGYIILDDLTASIPRVIELPEEEEKKHSIVIDKDNMPEGGVKFLIVDNLDLDPSLEKSQALEYIEQRLNDKDKLKPELVIFTGRLCKLEEGMSYTHECIKEVLGDTKYHLSDSEAFNYQGTMFISLDMKTGSWRTTDATQWKMVQNALNAAKDNKEIKNVVVINEMYDNITDDKEYKLMQKTLTKFMEKSNRPAVFINTDKRFDIDIKDGIRYIKAGDNTPVFIIDNTSDEWLKIIR
- a CDS encoding ABC transporter substrate-binding protein, translating into MKSKKIVSILLVMTLLVAGIFTGCSKDDKDTDADKADNSSVTENKKDVDNEEDKGEGKKDDCSEPVELLWYQIGTPQKDTDMVFEEVNKYLKDKINATVNMVMYDWGDYNDKMQVIVNSGEKYDICFTCSWANDYRGNAQKGAFLELNDLLDEYGQDIKKTINPNFLEGSKIDGKNYAIPVNKELGAQVVWNVNVGIAEKYGIDYKKFTDLESLKPALEKVKQGEGDGFVPFNADGAWLKAIIPYEEVLPPFGVYFDSNDPKNTDYKIVNMVDTPEMKQLAKTMREFYQAGYIRKDVVTNPDVEDINKTGKWFINAYHYMPYNEISDSTSKGYKVDVVPVGKPTVQNWSTTGSMHAISVASEHPERAMMFLNLLNTDKDLRVLVGSGIEGVHYEMKDGRQVPIEPGNENYQVPQFAMGNVLLTNLGPDDPEDKWEAFEKFNNESVPAPCLGFWPDTSNIDNELSAINNVKEEFEKIIFNGTVDPDEYLPKYIDKLNKAGAQKVIDELQKQLDEWKASKK